The proteins below are encoded in one region of Chitinophagales bacterium:
- a CDS encoding type II toxin-antitoxin system RelE/ParE family toxin has protein sequence MAKRKIIWTKTAVAERLAILEYWINRNKSKYFSIKLNALIQESLERLAKNPKIGRNTDFSKVRVKIVKNYLLFYKFNNEELIVLSLWDGRRHEKSLKINET, from the coding sequence ATGGCTAAAAGAAAAATAATTTGGACAAAGACAGCAGTAGCTGAAAGACTAGCAATATTAGAGTATTGGATTAATAGAAACAAATCAAAATATTTTAGTATAAAACTTAACGCTTTAATTCAAGAAAGTTTAGAACGTTTAGCAAAAAATCCAAAAATTGGAAGGAATACAGATTTTAGTAAAGTAAGGGTTAAAATTGTAAAAAATTATTTGTTGTTTTATAAGTTTAATAATGAAGAATTGATAGTGCTATCTTTATGGGACGGAAGAAGACATGAAAAAAGTTTAAAAATAAACGAAACTTAA
- a CDS encoding PD40 domain-containing protein produces the protein MATFTLIGSFFFANAQYSNVEFGKNRVQYKKFKWQFYETDNFRIYFSQGGQDIGKYVIQAAEKNLEHVNELLDFKLSNKLDIIVYNDISDMHQTNIGIKEDVENISGTVQLKNNRLFVYFNGKHSDIDKQIKRGIAELYINRVSGGNGIQELIKNSFLVDFPYWFAEGLARYVSEDWTTENDNRLKQGILSGQFSDLSKLSIEDQAFVGHSVWSFLEQNFSKDVIGNILYLAKVNRSVEEAFVYSTGYSLDEFLKQWYTYHKDRFEKEQQNKQKVDVDESIVLKKKKKFEKYNAVISPDGKYIAYAANKLGRWKVFVYNIQDETTKHIKSGGFKTFNLETDLSSPILAWEPKGKKLSVVYERKDMFYIAHYDSENFKREEKPRPFRKFQKIFDFAYAQDSRNIVMSAMQNGQIDIYTYYLPSSRLENLTKDFYDDLQPSFAKLGAREGVLFISNRPNDSLINQRLDTILPNRNFDVFFYDFNNPFQKLAQVTFTPLANESYPQQFNDSSYTFLSDYTGVNNQYIGSLNSVQVGERTKYIYTTTTSFGKEDSIIIDKGINLQDAMEEGVEVKDVVSQENVPIIKTQGVNYLNSNYDMSFSNLSLALLRQKKLESFKAGNKQYFLVKDIDNAENNNGSNTLFMQGELDKYARQQSLKQNQLQTEVDTVSFKNINREKIYQSKFDSWDILSAKHREALEINRTIEEEKSNIYKFTRTRQYFLKFMTEDVAIGLNTSTLISQYQPFQPGMPALRNPAISGMISFGITDLFENHKIYGGFSLDFFSNANPETPPGYVLPFKVRLFDNNQLYITYENLKGRWDKRFTYYRRNFNKIGVLSNGTDAVLANLNIRTNIVETKFIYPFNMLNSLRVGVGFRNDRNIFKSTDYITLNEANSSQNWLYTKLEYVHDHTIEIQQNIRNGFRFNAFVEFQKEFPTKEDTIAKESVQMPIFNNSYMLIWGFDARHYQKVYNNIIWANRLAYSTSVGTKKMIYYLGATDGIISPSFDENTNINYNNNYAYQSAAVNMRGFMQNIRNGNSFLVWNTELRVPIFSAFRKKPLRSNFLKNLQLIGFYDLGTAWEGATPFSNDNIAQETRQNNTGTAVARIDVYKQPFVMALGLGTRIELLGYFIRIDYGWGYDTGKFNKARLQFSLGVDF, from the coding sequence TTGGCAACTTTTACTCTTATAGGGAGTTTCTTTTTTGCTAATGCCCAATATTCTAATGTGGAGTTTGGTAAAAATAGAGTTCAGTATAAAAAATTTAAGTGGCAATTTTACGAAACCGACAATTTTAGAATTTATTTTTCTCAAGGTGGGCAAGATATTGGAAAGTATGTAATTCAAGCAGCAGAAAAAAACTTGGAGCATGTAAATGAATTGCTTGACTTCAAATTGTCAAACAAATTAGACATAATTGTGTACAATGATATTTCTGATATGCACCAAACCAATATTGGCATAAAAGAAGATGTAGAAAATATATCGGGCACAGTACAGCTTAAAAACAATAGGCTTTTTGTATATTTTAATGGCAAACATAGCGATATAGATAAGCAAATTAAAAGAGGAATAGCCGAATTGTATATCAATAGAGTTTCAGGAGGAAATGGCATACAAGAATTAATTAAAAACTCCTTTTTAGTAGATTTTCCTTATTGGTTTGCAGAAGGATTGGCACGCTATGTTTCAGAAGATTGGACTACAGAAAATGACAACCGCTTAAAACAAGGAATTTTATCGGGACAATTTTCAGATTTATCTAAATTAAGTATTGAAGACCAAGCATTTGTAGGACATTCTGTTTGGTCTTTTTTAGAACAAAATTTTTCTAAAGATGTAATAGGCAATATACTATATTTAGCTAAAGTAAATAGAAGTGTAGAAGAGGCTTTTGTGTATTCTACAGGCTATTCATTAGATGAATTTTTAAAGCAATGGTACACTTATCATAAAGATAGATTTGAAAAAGAACAGCAGAATAAGCAAAAAGTAGATGTAGATGAAAGTATAGTACTTAAAAAGAAGAAAAAGTTTGAAAAATACAATGCCGTTATTAGCCCCGATGGAAAATATATAGCTTATGCCGCCAATAAATTAGGGCGATGGAAAGTATTTGTTTACAACATACAAGATGAAACTACAAAACATATAAAAAGTGGCGGTTTTAAAACCTTTAATTTAGAAACAGATTTATCTTCTCCTATATTGGCTTGGGAACCTAAAGGGAAAAAGCTGAGCGTTGTTTATGAAAGAAAAGATATGTTTTACATAGCACACTACGATTCAGAAAATTTTAAGCGAGAAGAAAAACCCCGACCTTTTAGAAAATTTCAAAAAATATTTGATTTTGCTTATGCACAAGATAGTAGAAATATAGTAATGTCGGCCATGCAAAATGGACAAATAGATATTTATACCTATTACTTGCCCAGTAGCCGATTAGAAAACCTTACCAAAGATTTTTATGATGATTTGCAACCAAGTTTTGCAAAATTGGGAGCAAGAGAAGGCGTGCTTTTTATTTCTAACCGTCCAAACGATTCACTTATTAATCAGCGTTTAGATACCATTTTGCCCAATAGAAATTTTGATGTTTTCTTTTATGATTTTAATAATCCTTTTCAAAAATTAGCACAAGTAACATTTACACCATTGGCTAATGAGAGCTATCCACAGCAGTTTAATGATAGTAGCTACACTTTTCTTAGCGATTATACGGGAGTAAACAATCAATATATAGGAAGTTTAAACTCTGTACAAGTAGGCGAACGCACAAAATACATTTATACTACAACCACTTCTTTTGGCAAAGAAGACTCTATTATAATAGATAAAGGAATAAACCTGCAAGATGCTATGGAAGAAGGTGTAGAAGTAAAGGATGTAGTAAGCCAAGAAAATGTACCGATAATTAAAACACAAGGTGTCAATTATTTAAACTCTAATTACGATATGAGTTTCTCTAATTTGTCTTTGGCATTATTAAGACAGAAAAAGTTAGAGAGTTTTAAAGCAGGCAATAAGCAATATTTTTTAGTAAAAGATATAGATAATGCAGAAAATAATAACGGTAGCAATACATTATTTATGCAAGGAGAATTAGACAAATATGCAAGACAGCAAAGTTTAAAACAAAATCAACTACAAACCGAAGTAGATACCGTAAGTTTTAAAAATATAAATAGAGAAAAAATTTACCAAAGCAAATTTGATAGCTGGGATATTTTATCTGCTAAGCACCGAGAAGCACTGGAAATAAACAGAACCATAGAAGAAGAAAAAAGCAACATTTATAAATTTACAAGAACAAGGCAGTATTTCTTAAAATTTATGACAGAAGATGTGGCAATAGGCTTAAACACTTCAACTTTAATTTCACAATATCAGCCATTTCAGCCGGGAATGCCGGCACTGCGTAATCCGGCAATTAGCGGTATGATAAGTTTTGGAATAACCGATTTATTTGAAAACCACAAAATATACGGAGGCTTTAGTTTAGATTTTTTCTCTAACGCTAACCCTGAAACACCTCCAGGCTATGTTTTGCCTTTTAAAGTAAGGCTGTTTGATAATAACCAGCTGTACATAACCTACGAAAACCTAAAAGGGCGGTGGGATAAAAGATTTACCTATTATAGAAGAAATTTCAACAAAATAGGAGTGCTGTCTAATGGCACAGACGCAGTTTTAGCCAACTTAAATATTAGGACAAATATAGTAGAAACCAAGTTTATTTATCCATTTAATATGCTTAATAGCCTGAGGGTAGGCGTAGGTTTTAGAAATGATAGAAATATTTTTAAATCTACAGATTATATTACTTTAAATGAGGCAAACTCAAGCCAAAATTGGTTATACACAAAACTTGAATACGTACACGACCATACTATAGAAATACAGCAAAATATAAGAAATGGTTTTAGGTTTAATGCTTTTGTAGAGTTTCAAAAAGAGTTTCCTACAAAAGAAGATACTATAGCCAAAGAAAGTGTACAAATGCCCATTTTTAATAACTCGTATATGTTAATATGGGGTTTTGATGCACGACATTATCAAAAAGTATATAATAATATTATTTGGGCAAATAGATTAGCTTATAGCACATCGGTAGGCACTAAAAAAATGATATATTATTTAGGAGCTACAGACGGTATTATATCTCCAAGTTTTGATGAAAATACTAACATTAATTATAATAATAATTATGCATATCAAAGTGCGGCAGTGAATATGAGAGGCTTTATGCAAAATATAAGAAATGGCAATAGCTTTTTGGTTTGGAACACAGAATTGAGAGTACCTATATTTTCTGCTTTTAGAAAAAAACCTTTGCGTTCTAATTTCTTAAAGAATTTGCAGTTAATAGGTTTTTATGATTTAGGAACAGCATGGGAAGGAGCAACACCTTTTTCTAATGATAATATAGCCCAAGAAACAAGACAAAATAACACTGGTACGGCAGTAGCTAGAATAGATGTTTATAAACAGCCTTTTGTAATGGCTTTAGGCTTAGGAACAAGAATAGAATTACTTGGATATTTTATACGAATAGATTACGGCTGGGGCTACGATACAGGCAAATTTAACAAAGCAAGATTACAATTTTCTTTAGGCGTTGATTTTTAA
- a CDS encoding outer membrane beta-barrel protein: MKKIILLTAIITLISVGQNKAQRTVNIGLYVDPAIEFAITPNLDKNKGIGGGIGYGLMVDWDISDRFALNTGLGGSYRTFRVENKSLYALKSTYYDSDIPVAMLPNSISKYKLQYLELPINLKLKTNDINNYNIYALVGITNRFNLGARANIRPGGNKDAAFDAKVKKDVFFYDVPFNVGAGIHWFLKDNLRAVAGIEYSHGLIDITKSDNSRVTLSEIKLRLGVLF, from the coding sequence ATGAAAAAAATAATACTTTTAACAGCAATAATAACATTAATAAGCGTAGGGCAAAACAAAGCACAGCGTACTGTAAATATAGGTTTGTACGTTGATCCCGCTATAGAATTTGCTATTACTCCAAATTTAGATAAAAACAAAGGTATAGGCGGTGGAATAGGCTACGGTTTAATGGTAGATTGGGATATTAGCGACCGCTTTGCTTTAAACACAGGATTAGGAGGGAGCTACAGAACTTTTAGAGTAGAAAATAAAAGTTTATATGCTTTAAAAAGCACTTATTACGATTCGGATATTCCTGTGGCAATGCTACCCAACAGTATTTCTAAGTACAAGCTACAGTATTTAGAGTTGCCTATTAATTTAAAGTTGAAAACCAACGACATTAATAACTACAATATATATGCTTTAGTGGGAATAACCAATAGGTTTAACTTAGGTGCAAGAGCTAATATAAGACCGGGAGGCAATAAAGATGCGGCTTTTGATGCTAAAGTAAAAAAAGATGTATTTTTTTATGATGTACCTTTTAATGTGGGTGCAGGAATACATTGGTTTTTAAAAGACAATTTAAGAGCCGTAGCAGGTATAGAATACAGTCATGGATTAATAGACATTACAAAGTCTGACAATTCAAGAGTAACCCTTAGCGAAATAAAATTGCGTTTAGGAGTATTGTTTTAA
- a CDS encoding prolipoprotein diacylglyceryl transferase, producing MNIFFLRAYATIPEFFNAVFGTNIPNIPINTYGFFVAMGFMMAAIFASKELKRRGEIGQLDVRVEKQLIGEKPKIKDLIFPFLLWFFVGMKFLGALIHNPSLLTQGQGTVAYLFSSQGFPLYGFITGALAVAYTYYKINKAALPTPKEVDVNIEPQDLIGELVFVAAFFGVVGASIFEVIQPKSEMTLAELFSDPMNFLSGLTIYGGLFFGILGVTIYAKYRKLKPWVLFDTISPTFILAMAFGRMGCHFSGDGDWGKVNPHPAPSWLPEYFWSNQYAHNVINEGEKIAGCVGNYCHQLPQGVYPTAIYEILMFFILFAILWSLRKKVQFMPGFMFMMLFVASGLERYPIEIIRVTDRYPNFFNLSQAQIISVAMIIVGIAGMVYLKNRYKGKIN from the coding sequence ATGAACATATTTTTTTTAAGGGCTTATGCCACTATACCTGAGTTTTTCAATGCAGTATTTGGTACTAATATACCCAATATTCCTATTAATACCTATGGTTTTTTTGTAGCAATGGGCTTTATGATGGCGGCTATTTTTGCTTCTAAAGAATTAAAAAGAAGAGGAGAAATAGGGCAGTTAGATGTAAGAGTAGAGAAACAATTAATAGGCGAAAAACCTAAAATTAAAGATTTAATTTTTCCATTTTTATTGTGGTTTTTTGTGGGAATGAAGTTTTTAGGGGCTTTAATTCATAATCCCAGTTTATTAACTCAAGGGCAAGGCACAGTAGCTTATTTATTTTCATCTCAGGGTTTTCCCTTATATGGATTTATTACAGGAGCTTTGGCTGTGGCTTATACTTATTACAAAATAAACAAAGCAGCATTGCCTACCCCAAAAGAAGTAGATGTAAATATTGAACCACAAGATTTAATAGGCGAATTAGTTTTTGTGGCAGCATTTTTTGGCGTAGTAGGTGCCAGCATTTTTGAAGTTATACAGCCAAAGTCAGAAATGACATTAGCAGAATTATTTAGCGACCCTATGAATTTTTTAAGTGGATTGACTATTTATGGAGGCTTATTCTTTGGAATATTGGGCGTTACTATTTATGCAAAATACAGAAAACTAAAACCTTGGGTATTGTTTGATACTATTTCTCCCACTTTTATTTTAGCTATGGCATTTGGTCGTATGGGATGTCATTTTAGTGGCGATGGCGATTGGGGAAAAGTAAATCCGCACCCGGCACCAAGTTGGCTGCCAGAGTATTTTTGGAGCAATCAATACGCACATAATGTTATAAACGAAGGCGAAAAAATAGCCGGTTGTGTAGGTAATTATTGTCATCAGTTGCCACAGGGCGTATATCCAACAGCTATTTACGAAATTCTTATGTTTTTTATTTTATTTGCCATTCTTTGGTCTTTGCGTAAAAAAGTGCAATTTATGCCCGGTTTTATGTTTATGATGCTGTTTGTAGCCAGTGGTTTAGAGCGTTATCCTATAGAAATAATAAGAGTTACCGATAGATATCCAAACTTTTTCAATTTATCGCAGGCACAAATTATATCTGTGGCAATGATAATAGTAGGTATAGCAGGTATGGTGTATTTAAAAAATAGGTATAAAGGGAAAATTAATTAA
- the mtaB gene encoding tRNA (N(6)-L-threonylcarbamoyladenosine(37)-C(2))-methylthiotransferase MtaB, which translates to MFYNRKVAYYTLGCKLNFSETSAISRSLTDNGYTKVDFSERADYYIINTCSVTDNADKKCKNIVKQAKKINPEAKVVIIGCYAQLKPEEIAGINGVDLVLGANEKFNLHEHLDKIGEEAKVIAGPIKEVGFYSEAFSYGERTRSFVKIQDGCDYFCSFCTIPLARGRSRSSSINKTLDLVEKVAQTKVKEIVLTGVNIGDFGKTEDGKKHTQENFFQLVQELDKVEAIDRFRISSIEPNLLSNEIIDFVAQSKKFVPHFHIPLQSGSDNLLKLMRRKYDTALYRQRVSKIKEVMPHCCIGVDVIVGFPGETDAEFEKTMNFLKELDVSYLHVFTYSERANTKALNIEPVVPLNVRRERSKQLRILSEKKRRAFYEQYENEYAQVLLEAENDEGIMYGFTKNYIKVAVPYQEEMVNTIQKVQLSKVNRNGAMDAQILTENLIN; encoded by the coding sequence ATGTTTTACAATAGAAAAGTAGCATATTATACACTGGGATGTAAACTAAATTTTTCAGAAACATCTGCTATTAGCCGTAGTTTAACAGACAATGGTTATACTAAAGTTGATTTTTCTGAAAGGGCAGATTATTATATTATTAATACTTGCTCGGTTACAGATAATGCCGATAAAAAATGCAAGAATATTGTAAAACAAGCAAAAAAAATTAATCCGGAAGCAAAAGTTGTAATTATAGGTTGCTATGCTCAGTTAAAACCGGAAGAAATTGCAGGTATAAACGGTGTAGATTTAGTTTTGGGTGCTAATGAAAAATTTAATTTGCATGAGCATTTAGATAAAATAGGCGAAGAAGCCAAAGTGATAGCAGGACCAATTAAGGAAGTTGGTTTTTATAGCGAAGCTTTTTCTTATGGAGAGCGTACTCGTAGTTTTGTAAAAATACAAGACGGTTGCGATTATTTTTGCAGTTTTTGTACTATTCCTTTAGCCAGAGGACGAAGTAGAAGTTCTTCTATAAATAAAACTCTTGATTTAGTAGAAAAAGTGGCTCAAACAAAAGTTAAAGAAATAGTATTAACGGGCGTTAATATTGGCGATTTTGGCAAAACCGAAGACGGTAAGAAACACACCCAAGAAAATTTCTTTCAGTTGGTGCAAGAGTTAGATAAAGTGGAAGCAATAGACCGTTTTAGAATTTCGTCTATAGAGCCTAATTTATTAAGCAATGAAATAATAGACTTTGTAGCACAGTCTAAAAAGTTTGTACCCCATTTTCATATTCCTTTGCAAAGTGGCTCCGATAATTTACTAAAACTAATGCGTAGAAAATATGATACCGCTTTATATAGACAACGTGTTAGTAAAATCAAAGAAGTAATGCCTCATTGTTGCATTGGTGTAGATGTGATTGTTGGTTTTCCGGGAGAAACAGATGCGGAGTTTGAAAAAACAATGAATTTTTTAAAAGAATTAGATGTTTCATATTTGCATGTATTTACTTACAGCGAAAGAGCCAATACAAAAGCATTAAATATAGAACCCGTAGTGCCATTAAATGTTAGAAGAGAAAGAAGCAAGCAACTTCGTATATTGTCAGAAAAGAAAAGAAGAGCTTTTTATGAGCAATATGAAAATGAATATGCTCAAGTACTATTAGAAGCAGAAAATGATGAAGGAATAATGTATGGCTTTACCAAAAATTATATAAAAGTGGCTGTTCCTTATCAAGAAGAAATGGTTAATACCATACAAAAAGTGCAACTGAGCAAAGTGAATAGAAATGGAGCTATGGATGCTCAAATTTTAACTGAAAACCTTATAAACTAA
- a CDS encoding MBL fold metallo-hydrolase has translation MIEVASFAFNPFQENTYILFDETKECVIIDPGCYTENERRQLKTFIKNKDLKPIKLLNTHCHLDHICGNAFVAKEYNLKLEAHKGEKVVLDAAPAHGQMYGFIFEPSPAIEKYIDEGDIITFGNSELSILFTPGHSPASICFYSQKDGFIIGGDVLFFMSIGRTDLPGGNHQQLLNSIREKLFVLPNETKVYNGHGQATQIGFEKENNPFF, from the coding sequence ATGATAGAAGTTGCCTCATTTGCCTTTAATCCATTTCAAGAAAATACCTATATACTTTTTGATGAAACCAAAGAATGTGTAATTATAGACCCCGGTTGTTATACCGAAAATGAAAGGAGGCAATTAAAAACTTTCATAAAAAATAAGGATTTAAAACCTATAAAACTTTTAAATACACATTGCCATTTAGATCATATTTGTGGCAATGCTTTTGTGGCTAAAGAATATAACTTAAAATTAGAAGCTCATAAAGGCGAAAAAGTGGTGCTTGATGCTGCTCCGGCACACGGACAGATGTATGGTTTTATTTTTGAGCCTTCGCCTGCTATTGAAAAATATATAGATGAGGGAGATATTATTACTTTTGGCAACAGCGAATTAAGTATTTTATTTACACCGGGGCACTCGCCAGCAAGTATTTGTTTTTATAGCCAAAAAGATGGTTTTATAATAGGTGGAGATGTACTGTTTTTTATGAGTATTGGCAGAACAGATTTGCCAGGAGGCAATCATCAGCAACTATTAAATTCTATAAGAGAAAAGCTATTTGTACTACCTAATGAGACTAAAGTGTACAACGGACACGGGCAAGCTACTCAAATAGGTTTTGAAAAGGAAAATAATCCGTTTTTTTAA